Genomic window (Daucus carota subsp. sativus chromosome 5, DH1 v3.0, whole genome shotgun sequence):
CAAACAGTGAGAaccatataaaaaaacaaaatactagtctctctctccctctctctcgccTCTCTCGATCATTTCTCCCCCAATTCTACACAAACCAAACCCCTCTTTCATCCCGTACCTATACCCCGCATCTGTATCCCCATGGCTATTCCTCCGCACCACTTccaagctcaacaacaacaatccaACACTTTCAGGTACATATTTATTTACTCAATTTTAGCTATTAATTGATTTCATTTTTCATCAttccaaaaccctaatttttattttattttccctTGATTAATCAGAGACGTGTACAACATCAACGGACAGATTTCGCCGCCGGTCACCTTCTTCAACGGCCAGGATCACTCTCATCACCCCCCTTACATCCCTCCCTGTAAGCATACATCTCAATTCACTCAATtaattctttatatatataattttttctgtTTTAATTGAAATTGAGTTGTGTTATGAAATTGTGGTGGTTAAGTTCATGTAATAGGGTTAGCACCCGGGCCGGTACCAACGCCAGATGTGAGCAATGATTTGCAGTGGAATTACGGGTTCGAGCCCGAGAAAAAGAGGCCTAAAGAGCAGGATTTCTTGGAGAATAATAATTCACAGATTTCTTCGATTGATTTCTTGCAACCTCGATCGGTGTCTACTGGGCTGGGTTTGTCTCTCGATAATGGACGGGTGAACTCGTCGGGGGATTCCCCGTTGTTGGCGCTTATCGGTGATGATGTGGAGCTTCAGTTGCAGAGATATGATGCTGAGATGGATAAATATATTAAGCTACAAGTTCGTTTTCTTCTAAACCTCGTTTTCGTATATTGGTGATTTTGTGTTATGTGTTTATACTTTGATAATTTGATTTTAGCTGCGATTAGCATGCTTTGAATTTGGTTTTGATACCTGAGTAATTGGTAGTCTGGCTCACTCACTGACATAAAATGTTTGTTTACATTGGATATGAATGGCCGAGTGGGTAATGGTAGGGAGTGTGGATTTAACTTTTAAAGCTCATCATGAAATTTGGTCTCGAGGGGAGGGGGTGGCGTGAGGAGCCTTTTTACTTGGCTACTAAAGAATCCACGAGCTATGTATCTTTGTTGATGCAGAACTATTAACTTGCAGCTTTAGCATCTTTGTAATGCAGTATTGTTGCAATAATGATCTTATGGATAGTAACAGTATCCATTATGCACAACTATCATAGTGTTAAGTATAGAATTAATTTAGGTGTCTCCTCATCCTAATTTGGGGGAAGCTATCATTTACAACAAAGGATATTGGCAGCACTAATTCGATGAAGGAAAGTAATCTTACTTTCCTATCATTGAAAGACATTTAGTGGAAAAATGTGATTTCTTTCTTATCTCAGCTTGTGctacatatatttttctcgTATAACTTGATGCTGTCTAATATCACGATCCTATTTGATTTTTTCTATACACAGCTGGCTTGATTTTAGTAAGGGTTAATGTTCTTAAAGACCTTACAAAGTGAAACTTTTACTTGGATGTTGTTAGATCTTTGAGTGGAAAACTTCTATAATATTAAATGGCTAGCTTTAATTCAGGAAATTAGATTTAATCATTTAAGTTATATAAATTCCTCTCGATCATCTTCTATGTAAGATCCGGGTGAGAGTAAACATCCTAGGCGTGATATTCCCCCCATTCAACTAATAATCAGTTCACTTGCACTACTTTCCACGCCTCAGGGTGACCTTTGTAGCTTGTTTCTTTAATATTTGAACTGATGCAAAAGGAATATAGATGGGTTGTCGTTATCATAGATGCAATATCTCTTTCTCTGTCTTCCCTACTTCATGGAGAGGAGATTTCAAGAACTCGGAATAATAATTTCTTAGCCCTGCCTACAATAGTTAGTGTAGTAGATTCCTTTCAGTGAAAAACATGATAATGCCTGGCCAGATTGTAAGTTCCACTTTGATTGTTGTACCCATTTGTTTGGGCTGAGAGGTGTAGGAATAGGAATAAAAAGAGGATGAGAggaattaaaaatttcatttataaatgCGATTTGTAATGAGGAATATTCTAGTATTTTTGTTTTCTGAAACGTGAATTTGACAAAGGCTTGAAAAGAAGGCTTCTTCTCCCGCGCTTAAAAGATATTATGCCCTTCGTTATACTTTTCATTTAATTGTGTAACAtttcaaatatatcaatatatttctttttctttggtAGGGTGACCGACTAAGGCATTCGGTGCTAGAGAAGGTGCATGCGAACCAACTCCAGGCAATCTCATACATTGAAGAGAAGTTTCTTCAAAAATTTCGTGAGAAAGATGCAGAGGTAGAGAACATTAACAAGAAGAATGCTGAGCTTGAATCGCACATTGAACAGTTGGCCATGGAGGCCAATGCTTGGCAGCAAAGGGCCAAGTACAATGAAAGCATGATCAATACCCTTAGCTTTAACCTTCAACAAGTCTATGCAAAAAGTAGAGACAGCAAAGAAGGTTGTGGTGACAGTGAGGTTGACGACACAGCGTCTTGCTGTAATGGTCGTCCTGCACTTAACTTCCATCTACTTGGCAAGGATACCAATGAAATGAAGGCGTTAATGACATGTAAAGTGTGTAGAGTTAATGAAGTGAGTATGCTTTTGCTACCTTGCAAGCATCTGTGTGTCTGTAAAGAATGTGAAAGTAGGCTTAGTCATTGTCCCTTGTGCCAGTCTTCCAAGTACATTGGCatggaaatatatatgtaatgatacaGGATTATCTGTTTGTGAATTGTTGTGATTTCTTATAATTAATCTAATTGTTGTGAATTCTTATAATTATTCTTGGTAATGTGAAGGTCCTCGACATGTTCAGTGGCAAGTGTTTGTCCGGGTGGCAAGAATGAGCTTGAATTCTGTACTTTGAAAATCATGTTGCAACATTTCacaattaattttgtgctagaaaaagaaaacaaaatagtCCCTCTATCTAGACATGTTGGTTTTTTTTCaatgtaactttttttttttttttgatgtattttaaagaaatttgactgcagttttacaaatattatttttaaaatttttttgtgaatgaTACCTTTAAGTATGTggtcaatatttttaaaaatatgtgcaAAAGGTTAACACATAAAGTTTAATCTTTATTTAGTTTAGGGCTAAAATTAGATAACGAGTTTCAGAACTACTAGATAATCTTGTATAATTATTGTCACTCTGCTCTGACATTATAAAAATAACGATGTCACTATTTTAAGAAAACTCGGGCTCTATATTTCATCGGGTGTTCAACTGAAATggaaaattaaatattcatattctttttccTAAACAGCATAAAATCATTATAACTCCAAGGACACAGCATACAGGTACAGAGGCCCAACAAGGTCATAGAGTCTGACACATATGGGCTTACAACTTTTCAATGAATGGATAAATTTGTAAATTGATATCCTATTGGTAAATTATTATGGGCCTGACACAGACACATATGACTTATGAGCTTACAATTTTTGAATGAACGGATACATTTATAAATGTCATATCGCATTGGTAAACTATTATGGGCCAGTATAGCTCGGAGTCACTTCTAAggtttcattttctttttgccaAGCGAGTCACTTCTAAATTATACCCTCGTGTAAGTAAAATTTTACGTGAATATGAAAGGTTGAAGTCATCTATTTTGATTTTAGtcatatatgatttttaatacatataattattaaatatgtttttatatatgtttctaaattataaaatattaataattggttattttactattttagcctggcaaaaaaaaatacaaatacggAGTTGCAAAGAATAATTTAGAGTCTGTTTGGAAGTGTGGTTTAAAAAATGACGGGTAATGAGAAAATATTAGTGTTGTCTTGAGTTTTGATCAGGAAagtttttttagaatttatcaaatgatttttaacctatttttcaaatattgttGATGCCGAATACTAAACGGGACGTTATTGAGGGAGTATTAGatctgaaaattttataaatttccttTCCTTTTATGTAAATGTGATTCGGGATCAATCTGTTACATTTTCCCTCATTTCCTGGTGGATGAGCCGACCAAGCTGCCATATATGACATATCTGTGATGCTATAAAAGCCGATCTCTCTCTTTTTCTCATAATTTCACATAGTTTCAACTTTTCTTAAAACTTCTGAGACATTAGAATGATAATAAAGGAAAAGCAAAATGCACATAGTGCAGATTGTTAAGTCAAATGCTGATGAGTTTGTCATATGCATGTGCTTACTGAAAAGAGATATATACCCGTGTCTTTTAAAGGGACTCTCCACAAATTTTCAGCGCCTCTATTTTACCTCGTTAAATCGTAGTATGCTCTTAAGATAAATATTCAATGAGAACcggtatttatattttatgcaaTGCAAGACATTAAACCTGTCCCAATGTAGACTTATGTCCATAATTCCATATAcaattttgtgatttttctttaaaatttaaaattttagacgATTTCTAGTTCTTTAACGATGTTGCTCTCTTGAGGGGTCAATTCTTAAAACCTGAATGTATTAGGAGGAAAGCTTattttagtattatattttaatattctccCCCATTTGaaagtttatttttaaattaaaagtgTATCACGACGCCCATATTCGAGGCATAATTGTGTCTTTGTGCCCAtagtaaattataataatagtgGAGATCGTAGGAAGTCGAGCTCTAATTTTGGGCGAGCCTATTAGATGACCAATTCTCATAAAATTATTAAGAGGAAAGGGTAAGAGAATCGGATTATGTtctaacacaaacacaaacgaTCTAAACAACGTTCCGGAAGCCCAAACAAGAGAAAGTGCAAATGGAAATTATACAGGAGATCGACTTACCTAAGAACCTGCATTGGTGCATTGAAAGTAAGCTTaggaactactccctccgtcccattttagttgtcacatttggttttgtgccggtcaaattgaccaaagtttgactgaaatttattaatattttatcaattgaaaaaataaaaaaaacatgtcaccgaaaataacttgtaatctactttaagatgtaattttcagttttttaaaatgataaaagagtgacttgtaatctttggtcaaaaattagtcaatttgaccaacaaaaaaggaaatgtaacaactaaaatgggacggagggagtaacagaaTCAACTCATGTTCACTTCATTAAGTACAAAATCATTTGTTAAATTTGCAGGGATCTTGGGACGTAGCTATAGCTATTATTAGGCACGTACAGATTTATATATAGTAGTAGTTGATTTCGACAAAAGGAAGAGGAAGACGGTGCTTTTCGGTTAAGGGACCAAAGATTGATCACCTTTTATCTAATCAATGCCCTTAGAAAGTAATGACAAAGAGGAGAGCTTGTATTGGCACATACGAAAATCTCCATCTCATTATTATTTCATCTAGCTCCATTCAATACCATCTTCCACTAAGTAAAATTTATACTTTACGTCACAGTTTTTCATGATTCTTAGATGAGTGGTTCTagtctctgttctaaaagtcggtgattaatcatgattaatcaccgattaatccctcTTCCGTAACtcaccgaactgattaaatatccgattaatcaccgatcaatccgaATAATCCCCGAATAtttcaattaatctccgattaatccttgttccgtgatttcgccgattaagtccgattcccgctttttacaacactggttcTAGTTGAGTTTTTTAAACGTTTGTATTCGTTTTCCCGGTATTTCATTATTACCCTGTAGAAATTAATTTACTACTCATAATCGGTATTTAAGAATTTCAGGTTTATCGTAAAATTCCGATTAATCttcagaaaattattttatcgaTTTATCAATTACTCTCTCATGTGATTAAAATttctcaatttattaaaaaaaatctccgATTCTGAATCGACAGGTCAACCGATTAGTTCCGATTCTTAATATCTACTACCATCCTCGACTCATACCTTTTTTTACTTGTTCTTCACATGTCGCTTCCTAAAAAGTTGTTTCTCTAAAATGCTTCTCGGCTAAACTCTTTTAATTTCTCACCTTAGCAAAAATTTGTGTATAAAAGACATAAATGATTAAATCTCTGCAAATCACATTAATATACTGTTTGTTAAAAGAAGACCGAGAAATAATAACATCTCTTTTTTGTGAAGTGGGGTCTCTGGCTTTGGCTACATAAGGCTAACTTCCACTTTGTATAGCTTGCTTTTCAAAATGGAAGTTCAATGATGATGCCTCTGCTAGATTTTGTTCTGGAATCCAAACATTCAATTTTTATACCCACAGTTACAGAGCTGTCAAAAGCAAAGCTTCCCTTTATATAGTATAATCAATTTGTAGGTCCTTGCCACAAACATGGATATGTATCTCTGTATATATATGTCATGCATTCTTCGAATTTAATCCagatatttgaatttttcagCCACCATTATGATATTTTATCATGCTGATTTTATTCTTCGAATTTAATCCagatatttgaatttttcagCCACCATTATGATATTTTATCATGCTGATTTTTTTGTGTGTTCGTGCTATTTTTTAATTAGGTGACAAATTTTTATCATCTTCAATTCCATTAATACTGATGGTCCTTGTGCATGCATAAAAATAGATCAGGATTTTTCATCTATGTAAAAAGTAGTTTACATCTATGGATACATTAGAAAAACCCTTTATTATATTTAGctaattatgttttaatgatccaCAGTACCGCCCTGAAATTTGCAAGGTtagaaatgaaaaatatttttgggactTAATCTATATGTACTTTACACATTTcattttttcatataataagttcaaaaattttaagacttcttaataatggtggtTGAAGACTAGTTTTGTACTCGACAACCATgtttaattgttatatttttagaaCTTATCTACCAACCCCCTGCATTACGTAGGTACACTTACAATAGTTTGTATGCAAAATGATTCCTCAAATTGTCGAAATCCCTCCCTTTAATCAAGGTATTTGATGGTGATTATTATTTAACTGACTAGTGAAAAGTTTCATCCTCAGTGGAATTTTAGGTGGAGATTCAATACATGAATTATGTAATCTGCAATTTTTTGGTTAGTGCTCAAACTTAAGATATACTACTCGATTAAACACACGAAAAAGGTAGAATGTTTTTTTAAGGATTCATCCATAGCATGATCAAAGGATATAGGTTAACTACCAGCTAGAATACGCAGCTTTTCAACTACAGTTTCATGTTTATGATATATACTCAAGATCTACaataactaattaacaaaaaagATAATCAGAGCAAGACCttataataattgattatatagacGATTCAATTTCTTTGCAAATTTTCAAGCTGGCTTATAAGTTTCGGCAACTACATTATAAAAAACACATTTCTCATTAAAGATCTTGATGTGAATGAGAGTCGAAGTAGAAACAGCTTGATAAATTTTACGGGTTAAATATCGCATGCATCATTCATTGGGTTTAGGTAAGCTTAAGCCTATCAGGTGAGTCACTCGTTATAAATGTGAATCAACATAGTCggtgaaaatttatatattacaaaattaaaattttgt
Coding sequences:
- the LOC108219889 gene encoding probable BOI-related E3 ubiquitin-protein ligase 3; translation: MAIPPHHFQAQQQQSNTFRDVYNINGQISPPVTFFNGQDHSHHPPYIPPFHVIGLAPGPVPTPDVSNDLQWNYGFEPEKKRPKEQDFLENNNSQISSIDFLQPRSVSTGLGLSLDNGRVNSSGDSPLLALIGDDVELQLQRYDAEMDKYIKLQGDRLRHSVLEKVHANQLQAISYIEEKFLQKFREKDAEVENINKKNAELESHIEQLAMEANAWQQRAKYNESMINTLSFNLQQVYAKSRDSKEGCGDSEVDDTASCCNGRPALNFHLLGKDTNEMKALMTCKVCRVNEVSMLLLPCKHLCVCKECESRLSHCPLCQSSKYIGMEIYM